The following are encoded in a window of Haemorhous mexicanus isolate bHaeMex1 chromosome 7, bHaeMex1.pri, whole genome shotgun sequence genomic DNA:
- the MYOZ1 gene encoding myozenin-1 isoform X1: MPLAGTPAPLKRKKSTKLIGKLTQEAMPQEVSKLNLGKKISIPRDVMLEELSLLTNKGSKMFKLRQLRVEKFIYENNPDAFTDNSVDHFQKFIPPGGSYGEDAHGYAHGRMVGGTADGQHGSSMQQQPGVPPRPGSRAGARDGEGEHAGKSSGSGGEGGNGTDKDGKSGGKKVTIFKTYISPWERAMGISPEDKSQFSMDLLSYSPKADFPHYKSFNRTAMPYGGFEKAAKRMTFKVPQFDICPLLPESLMIYNQNFSKRPSFNRTPIPWMPSGDFSEYQTAVNVPMSGETEEL; encoded by the exons ATGCCCCTTGCAGGGACTCCTGCTcctcttaaaaggaaaaagtccACTAAACTCATTGGGAAGCTGACACAAGAAG CTATGCCACAAGAGGTGTCCAAGCTGAACCTGGGGAAGAAGATCAGCATCCCCAGAGATGTGATGCTAGAAGAGCTTTCTCTCCTCACTAACAAAGGATCCAAGATGTTCAAATTACGTCAGCTAAGAGTGGAGAAGTTCATTTATGAGAATAACCCTGATGCCTTCACTGACAATTCTGTG GATCACTTTCAGAAGTTCATCCCACCAGGAGGGAGTTATGGGGAAGATGCTCATGGCTATGCCCATGGGCGGATGGTAGGAGGAACGGCAGATGGGCAGCACGGCTCCAGTatgcagcagcagcccgggGTCCCTCCCAGgcctggaagcagagcaggtgCTAGAGATGGTGAAGGGGAGCATGCAGGGAAATCATCTGGAAGTGGTGGAGAAGGAGGCAATGGTACTGACAAAG ATGGGAAGTCAGGAGGCAAAAAAGTTACTATATTTAAAACTTATATTTCCCCTTGGGAACGAGCAATGGGTATCAGCCCTGAGGACAAAAGTCAGTTCTCCATGGATTTACTGTCATACAGCCCCAAAGCTGATTTCCCCCACTACAAGTCTTTTAACCG GACTGCCATGCCTTATGGGGGTTTTGAAAAAGCAGCCAAACGGATGACCTTCAAAGTGCCTCAGTTTGATATCTGCCCTTTGCTCCCAGAATCTCTCATGATATATAATCAAAATTTCAGCAAAAGACCCTCCTTCAACAGAACCCCAATACCTTGGATGCCTTCAGGAGACTTCTCAGAGTACCAGACTGCAGTCAATGTGCCAATGAGTGGTGAAACAGAAGAGCTGTAA
- the MYOZ1 gene encoding myozenin-1 isoform X2: MPQEVSKLNLGKKISIPRDVMLEELSLLTNKGSKMFKLRQLRVEKFIYENNPDAFTDNSVDHFQKFIPPGGSYGEDAHGYAHGRMVGGTADGQHGSSMQQQPGVPPRPGSRAGARDGEGEHAGKSSGSGGEGGNGTDKDGKSGGKKVTIFKTYISPWERAMGISPEDKSQFSMDLLSYSPKADFPHYKSFNRTAMPYGGFEKAAKRMTFKVPQFDICPLLPESLMIYNQNFSKRPSFNRTPIPWMPSGDFSEYQTAVNVPMSGETEEL, from the exons ATGCCACAAGAGGTGTCCAAGCTGAACCTGGGGAAGAAGATCAGCATCCCCAGAGATGTGATGCTAGAAGAGCTTTCTCTCCTCACTAACAAAGGATCCAAGATGTTCAAATTACGTCAGCTAAGAGTGGAGAAGTTCATTTATGAGAATAACCCTGATGCCTTCACTGACAATTCTGTG GATCACTTTCAGAAGTTCATCCCACCAGGAGGGAGTTATGGGGAAGATGCTCATGGCTATGCCCATGGGCGGATGGTAGGAGGAACGGCAGATGGGCAGCACGGCTCCAGTatgcagcagcagcccgggGTCCCTCCCAGgcctggaagcagagcaggtgCTAGAGATGGTGAAGGGGAGCATGCAGGGAAATCATCTGGAAGTGGTGGAGAAGGAGGCAATGGTACTGACAAAG ATGGGAAGTCAGGAGGCAAAAAAGTTACTATATTTAAAACTTATATTTCCCCTTGGGAACGAGCAATGGGTATCAGCCCTGAGGACAAAAGTCAGTTCTCCATGGATTTACTGTCATACAGCCCCAAAGCTGATTTCCCCCACTACAAGTCTTTTAACCG GACTGCCATGCCTTATGGGGGTTTTGAAAAAGCAGCCAAACGGATGACCTTCAAAGTGCCTCAGTTTGATATCTGCCCTTTGCTCCCAGAATCTCTCATGATATATAATCAAAATTTCAGCAAAAGACCCTCCTTCAACAGAACCCCAATACCTTGGATGCCTTCAGGAGACTTCTCAGAGTACCAGACTGCAGTCAATGTGCCAATGAGTGGTGAAACAGAAGAGCTGTAA